Proteins encoded together in one Chroogloeocystis siderophila 5.2 s.c.1 window:
- the dnaK gene encoding molecular chaperone DnaK, whose product MGKVIGIDLGTTNSCVAILEGGQPMVIANSEGGRTTPSVVGFGKGSDHLIGQLAKRQLVTNAENTIYSIKRFIGRRWDDTATERSRVPYKCIKGRDDTVDVQIRDRTYTPQEISAMILRKLKQEAEGFLGEAIAQAVITVPAYFTDAQRQATKDAGTIAGLEVLRIINEPTAAALAYGLDKLEQQQKILVFDLGGGTFDVSILQLGDGVFEVKATAGNNHLGGDDFDSCIVNWMLACFHEQEKIDLSVDKMALQRLREAAEKAKIELSTLGTTSINLPFITADASGPKHLEMELTRAKFEELVNHLIAATIQPMSQALKDSGLQPADIDRIILVGGSTRIPAVTNAVQKFFNGKTPERSVNPDEAVALGAAIQGGVLGGEVEDVLLLDVTPLSLGIETLGEVFTKVIERNTTIPTSKSQVFSTATDGQSSVEIHVLQGERPLAKDNKSLGKFLLTGIPPAPRGIPQIEVSFEIDVNGILKVSAQDRGTGREQSICITNTGGLSAAEIERMRQEAEIYAEQDKKRIEMIALRNQAEDLLYSYEATLKDNEHLISDRLKLEVSQKAEELRAAFVEEITVEQAKQILNNFQQTLFVIGTDVYNNAEKAPNQQISTEDVVSTEKGDFESSNFSTADNATVAEDFDFDEDYTVTADYEAIE is encoded by the coding sequence ATGGGAAAAGTCATTGGCATCGACTTAGGCACCACGAACAGTTGTGTTGCCATTTTAGAAGGTGGTCAACCTATGGTTATTGCCAATTCAGAGGGGGGAAGAACAACTCCCAGCGTTGTGGGTTTTGGTAAAGGTAGCGATCACCTCATCGGACAACTGGCGAAGCGCCAACTTGTCACGAATGCGGAGAATACGATCTACAGCATCAAGCGATTTATCGGACGTCGCTGGGACGATACAGCTACAGAGCGCAGCCGAGTGCCATACAAATGTATTAAAGGTCGCGACGATACCGTAGATGTCCAAATCCGCGATCGCACCTACACCCCTCAAGAAATTTCTGCGATGATTTTGCGGAAGCTCAAACAAGAGGCCGAAGGTTTCTTAGGTGAAGCGATCGCCCAAGCTGTGATTACGGTACCAGCGTACTTTACAGACGCTCAACGTCAAGCAACCAAAGACGCTGGCACAATTGCTGGACTAGAAGTGCTACGCATCATCAACGAACCTACAGCAGCAGCTTTAGCTTACGGCTTGGACAAACTCGAACAACAGCAAAAAATTCTGGTATTTGACCTTGGCGGCGGTACTTTCGATGTCTCGATATTACAGCTAGGCGACGGTGTTTTTGAAGTCAAAGCAACGGCTGGTAACAATCATCTTGGCGGCGATGACTTTGATAGCTGTATCGTTAACTGGATGCTTGCCTGTTTTCACGAACAAGAAAAAATTGATTTATCGGTAGACAAAATGGCGCTACAGCGGTTGCGGGAAGCCGCTGAAAAAGCCAAAATTGAACTTTCGACGCTGGGGACGACATCAATCAATCTTCCCTTTATTACGGCTGACGCGAGTGGTCCTAAGCATCTAGAAATGGAACTGACGCGCGCTAAATTTGAAGAATTAGTCAACCATTTAATCGCCGCGACAATCCAACCTATGAGTCAGGCGTTGAAAGATAGTGGCTTGCAACCTGCTGATATTGACCGCATTATCTTGGTTGGTGGTTCCACGCGCATTCCAGCAGTTACCAATGCGGTGCAAAAGTTTTTCAACGGCAAGACTCCTGAACGTTCGGTCAATCCCGATGAAGCAGTAGCCTTAGGCGCAGCAATTCAAGGCGGGGTATTGGGCGGCGAAGTTGAAGATGTTTTACTGTTAGACGTCACACCGCTTTCACTTGGCATCGAAACGTTAGGCGAAGTCTTTACAAAAGTTATCGAACGCAATACGACGATTCCAACGAGTAAATCGCAGGTTTTTTCCACAGCAACAGATGGTCAATCGTCGGTAGAAATTCACGTGCTTCAGGGAGAACGCCCACTAGCCAAAGACAACAAAAGCCTTGGCAAGTTCCTCTTAACCGGAATTCCCCCCGCGCCGCGAGGAATCCCACAAATTGAGGTATCGTTTGAAATCGATGTCAATGGCATTCTCAAAGTTTCGGCTCAAGACAGAGGTACGGGGCGCGAGCAAAGTATTTGCATTACAAATACTGGGGGTTTAAGCGCTGCTGAAATCGAACGAATGCGTCAAGAGGCAGAAATCTATGCGGAACAAGATAAAAAACGTATAGAAATGATTGCTTTGCGCAACCAAGCAGAAGATTTGTTGTATAGCTACGAAGCAACGCTAAAGGATAATGAACACTTAATCAGCGATCGCCTGAAGCTGGAAGTGAGCCAAAAAGCTGAGGAACTACGCGCCGCTTTTGTTGAAGAAATCACTGTCGAGCAAGCCAAGCAAATATTAAATAACTTTCAACAAACACTCTTTGTGATCGGTACAGATGTCTATAACAACGCTGAGAAAGCACCAAATCAACAAATCAGTACCGAAGATGTGGTATCGACGGAAAAAGGTGACTTTGAATCGAGCAATTTCAGCACCGCAGATAATGCTACCGTTGCAGAAGATTTTGATTTTGATGAAGATTACACCGTGACAGCTGATTATGAAGCGATTGAGTAA
- the grpE gene encoding nucleotide exchange factor GrpE: MVDEDKQTEIAEQESNTSAETMNLNDNSEVNAQVVDSTSSSGETTGEENTVAAAFEQGQQQLAELTAQVESLKSQLEERTSQYIRIGADFENFRKRTQKEKEEIEQKIKRDTITELLPVVDNFERARSQIKPQTDAEMTIHKSYQSVYKQMVDTLKRLGVSAMRSEGSPFDPNYHEAVMREPTDEHPEGTVLEELVRGYFLGDRVLRHALVKVAAAPEPGETSAASDTE; this comes from the coding sequence ATGGTTGACGAGGATAAGCAAACAGAAATCGCAGAACAAGAGAGTAACACCTCAGCTGAAACAATGAATTTGAATGATAATTCCGAGGTAAATGCTCAAGTAGTAGACTCCACAAGCTCATCAGGCGAAACGACTGGTGAGGAAAATACTGTGGCGGCTGCTTTTGAACAAGGGCAGCAACAATTAGCTGAATTAACAGCACAGGTAGAATCGCTCAAATCGCAGTTGGAGGAGCGCACCTCTCAATATATAAGGATTGGGGCAGATTTTGAGAATTTCCGCAAGCGGACGCAGAAGGAAAAAGAAGAAATTGAGCAAAAAATTAAACGCGACACGATTACCGAGTTGTTACCTGTAGTCGATAACTTTGAGCGGGCGCGATCGCAAATCAAGCCTCAAACTGACGCGGAAATGACAATTCATAAAAGCTACCAAAGCGTTTATAAGCAAATGGTAGATACCTTGAAACGTCTAGGAGTTTCTGCAATGCGCTCCGAAGGAAGTCCATTTGATCCGAACTATCATGAAGCCGTAATGCGTGAACCTACGGATGAACATCCTGAAGGAACAGTGTTAGAAGAATTAGTCCGGGGATATTTCCTAGGCGATCGCGTTTTACGTCATGCTTTAGTGAAAGTTGCGGCGGCTCCTGAACCAGGAGAAACCTCAGCAGCGTCAGACACTGAGTAG